Genomic DNA from Hordeum vulgare subsp. vulgare chromosome 2H, MorexV3_pseudomolecules_assembly, whole genome shotgun sequence:
TGCAAATTTAAGTAATTCACTATGGAAATTTTAGTTTGTGGTTCATGGCAAATTTGAGGCATTGACCATTCATTTTCAAAGTAATTGACGACATATTTCTTTTTTACTTATGGACCATATTAAAATTATTTTATGAATCATGCTAATTTTAGTAATTCGTCATGACAAGTTTAGTTTATTAGTTCCTTTTTCATAATATGTCTACTTTAAAtatacaagaaaaataaaaaatagttaaaATATATGATGACATGTTTAGTATAATCATAATGACAATTTATGTGCAATAGACATGGCAAcatttaacaaaaaaaaatcatCGGAAAATAtcgatatgagatctagtttcaaAGATCTTGTCGTGACGGATTTAATGAAGAATTTTTTAATCGAATTTTCTATTTAAGAGATAAACCATTTTAAAGACTGAAAGGTGAAAGATTCCTGCCGACATCATTAGTTTTATCACTTATGCATGCATGCGATGGCATGGCTCAATATGTAGTCATGAAAAATGTGGTGGATGTTACTTTCACCACACGTGTGGTGATTATCAGCGTGCTAGTTTTTTTGCCTTATATCCGTGTTCCATCGGTGTATGTGATTTCCTTTtctttgtttatttttatttattttcctttcctATTCATATAAAGAAAAGTCATTGACTCTTTTATTAAACGCATTGAAACTTTCaaaatcacataaatactttaatTAAAGTCTTGAGCACATTTTTAATTTACACGAAGAGTTTTCAGAAATAgatcaaaattattttttatttgagGTACATATTTAAAATATACTTTAAAAAATTACACGATTTTCTAGAATACTTGAAAATTTATAATTTATATTACAATTTTTAAATACCACatgcacactttcataattttcaTAAGAATTTAATAACTATATTTTTTTAAATTGccatgttttttttttgaaatagatAAACACTTTCTAAATTTTATGTCAACACTTTTTAAAATTACACGAACAATTTATTAAGTACATGAACTCATTTTAACATGCCACTAACATTAAAATTATATGGATAGATTTTGAACATAtgtaaacacattttatattaaGTAAGTTGTTATAAATTATATGAATTTTTAgttcaaaaatatattttataataaataaagaCATTTTAAAATACGTTTTCTAAATGTATAACCTTATTTTTTATAAGTGGAAATATTTGGGAAATCCAATTTAGCTCGCGAGAGCATTTGCTCCTGCTCATGAAAAACAATTTTTGGAATGTCAAAAAATTCCAACAAAAAATTTATCCATTTATATTCAAATTCTAATGTTACCTGTAAGTTTTTAGGCAAAAAAGCTAAATattttggcctgtgcaaaaataaaaaatttaaaCATCAAATGTTACCCCAAAATGTCAGCTAAATATGTTATTTTCGTCGACAAAACTATACTGCACCGTTTTGTGTGAAAATTGTCCAGCATGCTTTTCATAGGAcatccaaaaaaaattaaaaaaacattTTACTACTTTCTTTGCGGTACTATTTATTTGGGAGCATATGTTTCTGAGAGCCAAAACACCCCTCCCAAATATTATAATTATATGTATATATGAACATTGTGGAATGAACGGTACCTATTCTTTTTCCAAAAAACCAGTACTGATTGCTGGCCGATGCGATTAATACCCGCTACATGCAGCGTATAGCAGCCTCCAATATAGCAATCGCGCACTGGAACCAGACATACACAGCTATACTTACTTGACGTTGATCCAGATGCCGTTCACGTGCACCGGACTGATCCGCAGGACGAGCACACCGCCGTCATCCACCACAGGGGCACGCGGCACCTGAGCAGAGCGCCACACAGTCCACGCGCCCGCCTGCTACGTGTATCCAACCTTCGGCGCCACCTCACGCCGCTACGTGTATCCCCGGCTTGCTCTCGAACCACCGAAAGCGCGCCACGTCTCGCTTCCGGCAGAACCCAAACGCCAGCGCCGCCATTCCAAACCAACCCATCCTCGCCTACAAATACACCACACGACCGCCACTGCATGCACATACCACACTCATCGATAGGACACCCACACAAGAACAAACACACACCAGCAGAAGAAGCTTTTCTTCCAAGGAGCTAGCGAGCGGCGAGGATGCAGACGGCGAAGGTGAAGGTGAAGGACGCGGTGAGCTCGgccaaggagaaggccaaggaaggCACGGCCAAGGCGCAGGGCAAGACGGGCAAGGCCACGGCGACCACGCACGGCGAGAaggagatggccaaggaggaGACGCGGGCCAACAAGGCCCAGGCCAAGGCCGAGATGCACCAGGAGAAGGCGGAGCACCGCGCCGACGCCGCCGCGGGGCGCCACGGCACGGCGCACACCGGCCCGCACGGCCACCATCGCCCGgcggccgccgcgcccgccgACCCCGCGTACACGGGCACCGGCGCGGGCGCGTACCCGACCACGGACAAGTACGTCTAGACGTTGAGATGATCCGGGGATCAGAAGGAGCTAGCAGATCAAGtagtgttttttgttgttgtggctagTGATCCTGCCCGTCTGCCGTAGTTGGCGCGCGCGTGTATGCTGTGCGCATATGCGTGTGCCGGAATAAAATGTATCGGTCAGTTGTAAAATGCACCTTTTATTATGTTGTAGTTTGTGACTTTCGAGTATTTACAACCGGACCTTTCAAACCCTCGTCCCAAATGCGGTCCGgtcacaaaaagaaaagaaacgaACCGGGTGGGTGCCTTAAACGAGCCTGAGCTCACCCGGACCCCACATATCTATGTGCGCGTCCGGACGGGCGGTGAACGCATGGCAGCGGTCCGGCTAATCGCTCGAATCCGGTCACCTCATCTCTCCTGCTCCGGCGCTCATACCATGCTGCTCTCTAACGACGCCATGGTTCGAACGAAGATAACCACCCATGCAGCCAtttggaggacgacgacgagctTCAACATGGAGTAGGTGGAGATGTTCACCGCCATCCAAACGAACGAGATGACGGAGCAGCAGGCTCGAACGACCGGCGACCGACGTCCCATTCGACGAGTTCGAAGATTTATGCAGAGGCCGTTGCGAAGGAGCCACGGGAGAAGTGTTTCTTTATAAGGGACTAGGCTTTTTTTTTCAGTCCCAGAGACGATAAAGACTAGGGTGGTGTTTCTTTTTGAAGGACTAGAGAGACTAAAGAAAAAAGTCCCTTCAATAGAGACTTTTTCTAGTCCCTTAACAAAAAGTCCCTTCTATTTCTTTATCTAGGGACTAAAAAGAATTTTTTAGTCTAGTTCCTAGCTAAAGAAACACCACCTAGAGTAGTTAGCTAAAGAAACACCACCTAGAGTAGTCGATATACGTAATAAGTAGAGTGTTAGACATTGTAATATTAGGGGTGCGTGTTGTTTAAGTTAGGATTGATCTTGTAGATATATTTTCTGTATAGATAAAGATCAATCCTAACCTTCTTGTATATCTTGTATATTCGGTTGGCTTCTGCCTTATATAAACACGCATACGTCCTTGGTCCCTGCAACACGCATACGTTTCTACCCCAGATTTATCACATGGTATAAGAGCCTCCCTCTTTCTATCTATGTCCaatccctcctccaccaccgccgccgctcgcATACGTCCCTGCAACACGCATACGTTTCTACCCCAGATTTATCACATGGTATAAGAGCCTCCCTCTTTCCATCTATGTCCaatccctcctccaccaccgccgccgctcgcATACGTCCCTGCAACACGCATACGTTTCTACCCTAGATTTATCACATGGTATAAGAGCCTCCCTCTTTCCATCTATGTCCaatccctcctccaccaccgccgccgctcgcATACGTCCCTGCAACACGCATACGTTTCTACCCTAGATTTATCACATGGTATAAGAGCCTCCCTCTTTCCATCAATGTCCaatccctcctcctccaccatcaccgccGCCATGAACTCCTCCACCTCCCTTGCTGCCCTCGGCCATACAATCACCGAGAAGCTTTTCCGAaagaattttttgatgtggaaggcACATGTTCTTCCCCACATCAGGGCTGCCGGCCTGATGGGGTACCTAGATGGTACCTCTGCGGCACCCCCTGCCATTCTGACCACGGAGACGGAGGTCTCCGGGAAGAAGGAGGTGATCTCAACTCCAAACCCGGCGTACACCGCGTGGTACAGTCAGGATATCCTGACCTTCCTCCTCGCATCCTCTCCCGGGATGTACTCCTGCAAGTCCACACCGTCACCACCTCCTCCGGCGTGTGGCAGATGATTCTCATGCTGTTTGCGGCACAGTCCCATGCCCGCAagattctgttggaattatgcactagaggcaatgataaatatagttattattataattcctgaatcaagataatcgtttattatccatgctataattgtattgaatgaagactcatttacatgtgtggatacatagacaaaacactgtccctagcaagcctctagttggctagccagttgatcaaagatagtcagtgtcttctgattatgaccaaggtgttgttgcttgataactggatcacgtcattaggagaatcacgtgatggactagacccaaactaatagacgtagcatgttgatcgtgtcattttgttgctactattttctgcgtgtcaagtatttgttcctatgaccatgagatcatataactcactaacaccggaggaatactttgtgtgtatcaaacgtcgcaacgtaactgggtgactataaagatgctctacaggtatctccgaaggtgttcgttgagttagtatggatcaagactgggatttgtcactccgtgtgacgaagaggtatctcggggcccactcggtaatacaacatcacacacaagccttgcgagcaatgtgacttagtgtaagttgcgggatcttgtattacggaacgagtaaagagacttgccggtaaacgagattgaaataggtatgcggatactgacgatcgaatctcgggcaagtaacataccgaaggacaaagggaatgacatacgggattatatgaatccttggcactgaggttcaaacgataagatcttcgtagaatatgtaggatccaatatgggcatccaggtcccgctattggatattgaccgaggagtctctcgggtcatgtctacatagttctcgaacccgtagggtctgcacacttaaggttcgacgttgttttatgcgtatttgagttatatggttggttaccgaatgttattcggagtcccggatgagatcatggacgtcacgagggtttccggaatggtccggaaacgaagattgatatataggatgacctcatttgattaccggaagattttcggagttaccgggaatgacgaatgggttccgggagttcaccggggggggggggggggcaacccaccccggggaagcccataggccttgggggtggcacaccagcccttagtgggctggtgggacagcccaagaaggccctatgcgccataggaagaaaatcaaagagaaaaaaaaagaaggaggtgggaaaggaaagaaggactccacccaccaaaccaagtaggactcggtttgggggggggagaccttccccccttggctcggccgacccccttggggctccttgagccccaaggcaaggctccccctctcccacctatatatacagaggttttagggctgatttgagacgactttttacggcagcccgaccacatacctccacggtttttttctctagatcgcgtttctacggagctcgggcggagccctgctgagacaagatcatcaccaacctccggagcgccgtcacgctgccggagaactcttctacctctccgtctctcttgctggatcaagaaggccgagatcatcgtcgagctgtacgtgtgctgaacgcagaggtgccgtccgtttgacactagatcgtgggactgatcgcgggacggttcgcggggcggatcgagggacgtgaggatgttccactacatcaaccgcgttcactaacgcttctgctgtacggtctacaagggtacgtagatcacacaccccctctcgtagatggacatcaccatgataggtcttcgtgcgcgtaggaaaatt
This window encodes:
- the LOC123430846 gene encoding late embryogenesis abundant protein 18, which encodes MQTAKVKVKDAVSSAKEKAKEGTAKAQGKTGKATATTHGEKEMAKEETRANKAQAKAEMHQEKAEHRADAAAGRHGTAHTGPHGHHRPAAAAPADPAYTGTGAGAYPTTDKYV